The Musa acuminata AAA Group cultivar baxijiao chromosome BXJ2-2, Cavendish_Baxijiao_AAA, whole genome shotgun sequence genome contains the following window.
ACATATGAACATACACCACTGCATAAGTCATCCAAGCTCGGCCATCAAACATGAACACTAGAAAGCTAAACAAAGCCTTAAGTTAATATAACAAACCTGAGGTAAGTTAGCCATGATAGAGAAATCCCAATGCAACTCAAAGCATAATGTGGGTATCTTATCACCTGAAAATAACAGTAACTGATAGCATTGGCAACCTCAAGCACGTCCAATCATTAAGCAAAAGAATTCCTTGAGGTCTGATTTTTCTTGCCGAGTCAAATAAAAGCATAAAAATAAGAGGCCAACAAGATATACCATCATGACATACCTCAGTCAAGCTCCAAGACATAAAGGTTATGAAAACTGATGGGAGGCCTTGAACCTGatgcaaaaaatatataattaaaagccTGGTTTTACAAAAATTAGATATTCAAATACTGAATTTTAATGTCATCTGGAATATTAAAGCCAAAGTGTGACAAGTATTCTATACACAATTGGCTCAGACTCAAAAGTAATCAAAGCCTCAAACAAATGCTCCACCATAGAATAGGAATAGTTCTTTTAAAAAAATTGGAGAATTATTACGATCATCTTCGGAAGAGAAAGATTACCTCCGGAATTTGGCGAAGAATGGCCAATAGGAAATGGGTCCTCCCTCCCCACTGCATCAGCGCAAGCATAACCCCACTAGGAACCAAGCCTGATCAACCCAAGAACACAAATAAGATCTAAGAGACAAAAAAAGATCGGAATCAATTTAATGAACTCACCGGCAGCCGCATGGATGACTTCGACGAACGAAATCGTCTGCAGAAAACCTTCCAGGAGTACGAAAAGAGAGAACAAGACCCAACAGCAACAAATGTGAGTGATTAGAGTTTGATGAACGGACTACAGGAGATGAGAAAGGGATGTGAGCTGCCAACAGATGAGGTCTCCGGCGAAGGCGTAGGCTCCATTGACAGATTTGGTGGAGAAGTAGCTGCTGAGGACCCTGGCGAGGGCGAGCGCCCTGTGAGATAAGAACAGGATGAGATTACGAGATAGAGATGCGAACAGGAAAggagagaggaggaagacgaggggGGAGAGGACCATCCGAGGGACTGGAGGCAGTTGTAGGAGAGGAGATAGAGCGCACCAGTGCGAGCCATCGGCACTCTTGACGGCCCCCTTCGTTTCGTCCGCCGATAGAAGGTATGTTGGATCGTATCCGTGCCTTTTCTCGCAAGGGTGAGGATGGAAATACACTGCAATTGTGGTGGTGATATGATCTCGTGTCGAGGGAGATTAGTATTTTCAACACCGTTTTTTTATTTACCATTTaagaattttaaatatttctaagtTATCTTTTGTAAATAAATGTACAGGTATccaatttataacttaattttaataaaataatttcactccacatctaaaatatttttttctttcgattatctttttttctctctcctccttcatctcggaGACAATGatcaatgcaagacagaataggTGCAATGATTAGTGATAACAATATAATAGTTAAAGTCAACAGTAATATTATGCAAATGCAATAAGAAGCATTGGGGGATAGGTTAGGGGTGATATTCGACAACAATAAGTAATGATGGGGACAGGCCACAACGATGATCGGTGGCAACGAGGAATACAGAGAATCCACAATAGTAATATACACGATAATAAAATGTAACGAAGATAGATTAAGATAATGATCAATGATAATGGACGATGTGAAGAGTCATCAATAATATATGTGTAGGCGATAGGGGCGACGAAGAAAAAGTCAAAAGTAACAATGCGGAAAGTTGATGGTAGTAAATACATAAGAGTTATaaggaaaggaaaaaagaaaaaaaaaagataaaattagaattaaaagagttgtaaaaataaagaaattaataTTTTAGAGGATTATGAATAGTaagattgtaaatagtaaaacGAGATTTTTTAAATGTGATTTATggatttatttctataaaattaCAAAATGACGTTTTCTCTGTCAAGTTTAATATAATGactaaaaaatattaagatatacCCTTTAACCTTTCCAATGTGAATTATGTAGTAACCATTGAAGATGATGATAAATACATAAAATTTGAAGATATTTTCAAGgggtatcaaaattaaaatttcagCATCACCATTTTTTGATAAATTAAGGAGATTTACTGGGACACCTAACGTAATATTTGGAGATATAAAAAGATCAAATTTAgagggattatatatatatatatatatatatatatatatatatatatatatatatatatatgtgtgagagAGAGATTTTACTGATCTTTTATCGCTCAATGATCAGATGGTGTATTATTTATTAGCAGGGTCTGAAGTGGTGGCACGTGGCACTTAACACGTAGCCCGTTCTTGATACATATTGGTCCCTCGATTGAGCCCATGGACTGACACATGTCTCGAGCATGGGCCATTAtggaccctttcttcttcatcttgctCTCAGCTGGTGGCCGGCCGTCCCCAGCCACTCTCCACCGTTGCTCCCTCCTTGCGCTGACATTTTTCTTGTTTTCTGCTGGTGATGGAGAtcaaagagagggaggagaacgtGGAAGGGTTGATCAATGATTGGGAGGAGGAAAGAGATGCTGttgcgagagaaagagagagaaaaggagaagagaaagaagaatctGATTTGCTTTGTCCAGAGATGCTTTGACGATTTTCTACATGACCGTGTAAGTATCGTATTGACTTTATTTATGATCATGCATGCGAGATATTAACTAAACCGACTTTGCATATCAAAGATTTGGTACCCGAAttgtatattaaaaaatatttagggaATGTGATTTCCTTCTTTaccaaaatatatatacatgatgGTTTTAGAAAGTTGTTTAGATTTGTTTACAGAACTTCGTCATCAGCATCAAATCATGTCTTTGTAATAGCAAGTTGCAAAAGTCAAACAAGTTTAGTTGAACGTGTTTGCAATATCTATATATGTCGATCATCCTAGAGCATAAGTATATAGTTCATTACATTTAGGTATGTTCACAACATGGAGGCAGAATAGATCATCCATCACAATGGTGAGCAGAATAGAAACTGACCAGCAGCTCCctcccttttctcttctttttcttatggATCAGGTTATAGGGTGAATTGAGTCAAATAGGATTCAAAATAGAGGAAAAAGAGAGGGAGTTGCTAGATTGTCTTTTCAAGGATGTTTTGGGATTAAGCTAAACAGGGGACATTGCTAGGGAAACACTAAAATGGGGAGTTCATCCTTAAATTTACCTACTTTCTACAACAGAAAAAGTCAACTAGAATCCATCATAAGATGAGTGGATCCACTTTATTATTCTGAGAGAAATCTTTTACATTTGGAGTTGGACTTTCACCCATCATTGCTTAACAATTAAGCAAGATTGCATTGTTGGTCTTAAGCAGAAATGCTGTGGCTTCCATCTGCTGATGACAATAGCTTTTGGGTTGCTTTACAGTTAAGCAAGATTAAGATTGCACTGCTCATGTGATAGTGATATGGGTTCCATGAACAATGAAATTACTGCTGGGTTGATTAATACTAGTGATGCTATGTGACCCCAAGCTGTGGCTGGCACAGTTTCAATTTTCCTAATCATCTCAAAGTGAACTGCTAGTGATCAGATACCCTATTTCTTATCAGATTTTGTGTTAATAACAACCGTTCTTTTTCCATTTTCTCTGGTAATTACAGAAATTTGAGCTTGGATGAGATTCCTTGAGCACTCAGTAGACGTAAGCCTGTCAAATTCACATGACATGATATAGTGAGCATAAAAAAGAGAGATCAAGTTCATGAGATTTCTCTTAGTGCAAGGTTAAAGAAAGATGAACTATTATTAACAAGGTGCTAATTAAAGAATATCGATCCGAAAACCCTCATTTTTGCTTCCTAAGGTAGTGAAAAATTGGTGCTATCATTTGATAGATTTACTCAAAGCAGGATGATTATGGTTTCTGTCAAGTAACTCATGGAGCTGCCACTATGAACAAGTCTGTCGAAACTAATTGATAAAGGCACAAAGTCTCTGGATTCAAAGGCAGACTGTACTGTGATGGACAAATTTGAATCACAGTATAGAATCTTATCTTAGAAAAGTATTAATTAGCTCGTATTGTTATTGGAATTCTCATAATCATGGATTGTGACTCCGAAACACTTCTGAAGTCCTGTCAAATTTACACTGCAGAGAGGCAGTATCATATCCATGGATTGGTGGGCTACAATTGCTTGGAGCACTGACTTGTTATTAAATTTAGGGATAGCGTGGAGACTAATAAAAAGGAAGTATCAAACATTAAAATCTGCAGTAAAGATGGCCACCAAAAAAAGCAGTGGACCAAAGGCACTCAGAACACTGCATCCTCTTATCACCATCCTTTAATTGCCCTATAACCAATACTATTCTATGTTATCACTTGTGCAATTGGCAGATTAACTTTCTAAAGTGatctctcagatcagatcacttGTGCAAATGGCAGATTAACTTTCTAAAGTGATCTCTCAGATCAAATCCTCCTCTCCAAGCTAACATCTTTCATCACCATTACATGCTCATCAAAAAGCATGGGGAAAGGGCACACTACATTCACATACAGCAATCCAATTCCTTGAGGAGATGGTTGTGTTTCCTCAGATTTCTTCTCTTTTATGAGTTCACTTTCTCTACtgctttgatagtaacttgaattcaaggtaatttttttctcttttttcttttggagATAATCTCCCTTGTCTGTATGTCAATGGATATGTTCTTTTTTAATGGGAAATTTGTATATGTATTTTGCATTCCATCTGGTTAACAAAGTGCTTTGTCATCAAATGGATAAGAACAAATAATTAAACTTGGACTTGAACCTGTCTCAGACAGGACACTGTTAGAATTCTATCAGGACACTGTTAGCATACTTTGACATGCTTTATTCTGTGTGAATTCTGCTATACAAAGTGCTTTGCCATCCAGTGGATAAGAACAAATAATTGAACTTGGACTTGAACCTGACTGTGCCCATGAGACACTTCGAATTCTAACAGGGCACTGTTAGCACACCTTGACATGCATATGGTAGAAAAGATTGGTTCTTGAGAGGATTTTGGTTTGAACATATCATGACTGGAAAGTTGAATGGGGAAGGAAACTCTGAACATGTATCATACAGATGCCACAAACTGTTTACATTTCCTACAGAGACAAATAAGCAGGAGTTTTTACAGTAATCCTCACAACAACATGAACTTTGATCACACAGACGAAAGGTCTCTATCAAAGACCAACAATTTTACAGTAGAAATGCTTCATTGCTGAGACAGGATTCTCCTAAAGCATTTCACCTCAGTAACATGGATACAAAGAGATCGGGGACTTATAGGTCCAATTTAGAGGGCTCTCCAACGCGATGGGAAGTCGTCTGCTTAGGTAATGATCTATTATGCTTGGAAGTCATCATCATCTATCTTCCACAGAGAGTAAGAGCAGTACTCCCAGGTAGGAGAAGGCATTGTGAGGCGCGAAATATCGCAAGCTTCGTCCTTGCACTCCTCGAAGCTCAGCTCACCGATCATGTCAGGTGCAGCGATCTCATTCCAGATTTGATCCATGGAGTAGCCGCTGACAGCGGCATCATCAATCTCTCCCAACGCCGCAGTTAAGCTGCTGCAGCTACTGCTGCTGTTAAGCTCATGGGCGTTCACTGCCGCAACTTCCGATGGGGGTTGACAGTCGGCGGCGAAGTTGTCGGTGAGCGAGGACGACGTAGACGATGAAGGAGACGCCTTTTTCTTGCGTTCCTGCGCCTTCTTTCTCATGTGAGttctccagtagttcttgatctcattATCTGTGCGGCCCGGCAATCGTCGGGCAATTCGAGACCACCTATGGACAGACAGGCTTCATCAAAATGGCGCTGTGCACACGAAGAACACAAGGAGGTTTAGATCGATGACGGACCTGTTGCCCCAGCGAGAGTGGAGGTCGAGGACGAGGCGCTCTTCCTGGGGGGACATGCGGCCGCGTTTGAGGCCGGGGTGGAGATAGTTAACCCAGCGCAACCTGCAACTCTTGCCTGTTCTGTTGAGACCTACAACAACAACAGATGAAAGGAGAGGCGGGGTTAAGCAGGTAGCTTCGTCCACCCACCGTCGCCAAAGAAATCTGCCCACCTAGCCTTTCCCCCCCTCAAACCTGAGACTTTGGCTAGGAAATCCCAACGACGGTCACCGAATAATCCCACAAAGCATACCAGTTGCAGGTCCTCCTGCTCGGTCCAGGGCCCCTTTCGCatcaccatcttcttcttctccttctttatctcctcctcctcctcctcctcctgcttctgCTGCCTCTCACGGAGCTCTTCCACTGCTCCTCCCCTCTCCTTCCCTTCAGCTAATGGACTGCAGCAGCTACCGCACTACTCATTTTGTCTGAATAGTTTGATAGCCTTTGCTGCGCTACCCTCTTATTTATAGGCAGCCCTTTGCTGTGTCAAGTGATGTCACAAGTGTTTTTGAGGTCCTACAAAGCACAAGAGGTTAAAGGACAGAATTCAATTAGTAGATACAGTCTTCCAGGTTTATAAGGGTCTCCAAATCTTATATTCGAAGGAGTCCATGCTTTGTCCGAGTCTTAGCATCATATGATAATGATAAGATTGCCTCTTTATTGATTGTAAAGAAAGTAAGGCAGAAACTTTCTTTCCAAGCACAAATATGATTGAGAATCTTTGTGCTCATGGCGATCATGCGTCTCACTCGATTGAGCTGATGCTATGTTTGAGTGCACTCCATGGCTCTTACTGCATATTGAAGCTCTATATCATTCAGGGAAGATGAGTTGCTATTACAAATAATATCTTAATGTTCTTTTTGGATTAGATCCTGAAACAGGCATTAAGTTTATTTGTTGTTCCAAATTTGGATAGGAAAACTTTTCTTAGTCCTACTCTAATCCTAGTCCTACTCAATCAAAAAAACTAGTCTACATATAAATAGGATTTAGCTTAGAAGAATTTATGAATGCCTCTCAGGGGTGGTTTGGAGATTAAGAGTGACTCTCTTAGAACTTCTTCTCTattgttctgtcaacatattctTGTTGGTTTCTTATGTTGATCTAATATGGTTGTATGCACTATTCCCAGACCATTATTAATATGAAATTAAGAGAACATATGTGATTTTTCTGTATTAATCTAACATCATATGTGAAATGACGCAACTAAGCTTTTTAGGTTAAGTTGAGACAACAAGCATCACCCATACACTGGTCA
Protein-coding sequences here:
- the LOC135605966 gene encoding uncharacterized protein LOC135605966 isoform X3; the encoded protein is MARTGALYLLSYNCLQSLGWALALARVLSSYFSTKSVNGAYAFAGDLICFLQTISFVEVIHAAAGLVPSGVMLALMQWGGRTHFLLAILRQIPEVQGLPSVFITFMSWSLTEVIRYPHYALSCIGISLSWLTYLRYTAFIILYPIGIAPGEMWLMYQALPFIKERNLYADFFDRLSISYYHFVLAVLICYPALWLKLYLHLFKQRRSRLGKHQTKKKV
- the LOC135605966 gene encoding uncharacterized protein LOC135605966 isoform X2, which codes for MARTGALYLLSYNCLQSLGWALALARVLSSYFSTKSVNGAYAFAGDLICFLQTISFVEVIHAAAGLVPSGVMLALMQWGGRTHFLLAILRQIPEVQGLPSVFITFMSWSLTEVIRYPHYALSCIGISLSWLTYLRNGCKIVEEQICMATKSNSYFVLIRYTAFIILYPIGIAPGEMWLMYQALPFIKERNLYADFFDRLSISYYHFVLAVLICYPALWLKLYLHLFKQRRSRLGKHQTKKKV
- the LOC135605966 gene encoding uncharacterized protein LOC135605966 isoform X1, producing MARTGALYLLSYNCLQSLGWALALARVLSSYFSTKSVNGAYAFAGDLICFLQTISFVEVIHAAAGLVPSGVMLALMQWGGRTHFLLAILRQIPEVQGLPSVFITFMSWSLTEVIRYPHYALSCIGISLSWLTYLSDRNGCKIVEEQICMATKSNSYFVLIRYTAFIILYPIGIAPGEMWLMYQALPFIKERNLYADFFDRLSISYYHFVLAVLICYPALWLKLYLHLFKQRRSRLGKHQTKKKV
- the LOC103975398 gene encoding myb-related protein MYBAS2 isoform X1; this encodes MVMRKGPWTEQEDLQLVGRFLWRRWVDEATCLTPPLLSSVVVVGLNRTGKSCRLRWVNYLHPGLKRGRMSPQEERLVLDLHSRWGNRWSRIARRLPGRTDNEIKNYWRTHMRKKAQERKKKASPSSSTSSSLTDNFAADCQPPSEVAAVNAHELNSSSSCSSLTAALGEIDDAAVSGYSMDQIWNEIAAPDMIGELSFEECKDEACDISRLTMPSPTWEYCSYSLWKIDDDDFQA
- the LOC103975398 gene encoding myb-related protein MYBAS2 isoform X2, with protein sequence MVMRKGPWTEQEDLQLVCFVGLFGDRRWDFLAKVSGLNRTGKSCRLRWVNYLHPGLKRGRMSPQEERLVLDLHSRWGNRWSRIARRLPGRTDNEIKNYWRTHMRKKAQERKKKASPSSSTSSSLTDNFAADCQPPSEVAAVNAHELNSSSSCSSLTAALGEIDDAAVSGYSMDQIWNEIAAPDMIGELSFEECKDEACDISRLTMPSPTWEYCSYSLWKIDDDDFQA